In the Oncorhynchus keta strain PuntledgeMale-10-30-2019 chromosome 32, Oket_V2, whole genome shotgun sequence genome, TTGGTGCATGAAAATAGTTCCTATGCTTAGGTTCTATAATGTGGTATTAATTCATACTGAGAGGATGATTTACCCTTCTTCTCCAGAATCACCACATCTGCCTCGTACTCCTGCGTGCCAAACTCCTTGGCAGGAAAGTCAGGCCCTAAGGCCATGAAGTCATGGATAAACTGCATCATGAACTTCAGGTGATCCCCAAATGGGTCCTGAGACAAAACAACAGGAGTTTGTTGAATTCAAACCAATACAGCTCTCAAGTTCAAAGGCTCTATGTTTACAGAACAGAATTGAACTCACCTGAGGTCTTCTGTCAACGATGTCAAACCTTTTCCTGGGTCTGGGGACCTTTTTCTTCAGCTCAGGGGCATACACTTTGGAGGACACAATCACTGAGTCCAGGTTGGCACAAATCTGAAGGCCATAAATTACGAAATGAGCTAAATGTAAAGGGTGAATGTAAAGGGTTCGATGAGGGACATTGTTCGTTTTATTACTCAGGATGAAAGTTTGGGCTGAATAAATAGCATGTAaagaccaccagagagagagagagagagagaaactgaccTGCAGCACATGGTCCACAGCTCCTTTGATGCTCTTGGCTCCCCCTGTCCCAGGAGAGGCAGTGAGGCCCAGGATCTGCGGCAGCCGTCTCTCCCCTTCAGCTTCTGTGCCACGTAGCGCCCCATTATCTTGTTGTAGACACCCTCCTTATGAGTGTGGTGGCACTCATCAATGATCAGCAGAGTGAACTCTATGGTTGGGAAAAAGGAGCACAATGGTATTGTGAACTCAATGGAATCCAATGGTTTTACTGTATAATATTTCAACATACTCCTTATCGTGAAGTGTCTGTCAATTGGGATTGATACCAAGGGCTACTGGTGCACAGTTGAACAAAGCCTGGGAGCCAACAACCTCACTTCTAAATAATCAGTAACAAGTAGTgtgtgctacacacacacacacacacacctcacagcaATATGTGGAAGGAGGCAGAGCAGCCACTCACGTGAAAGCTCGACATGTTTTCCCTCCTCCTGGTTGGTCAGGGCATTCTCCAGTATCTGTGCTGTACAGATGACCAGGTCAGAGTTCTTGACCTCGCAGCCAAAGAAGTCTTTCTGGTCACAGTCCCCACTGATAGACACCAGGCTATAGTCCCGACCCAGGTAGGGTTTGAACTCTTTGTTGTAGTGTTGTTCAACCAAATGAACCTGGAAAACATAACGTCAACAACAGTTAGCCATGGTTTCCCCGGGAGTAGTGGAAcctttattttctatttttgtaTAGAATTAACACACCTATACTAATACTACCTAGATACAATTACACAGATGGGTCAGTTACCTGGCCAGTTACTCTGAAACATCTGCTAAATCGGCCCAAAGCTCTCGTAacccctccctacctacctaccatgtTGACCAGCACAGCCACCTTTGCTCCAGGGTTATTCTCCAGATGATTTTTGGCCACATACACAGCAGCCCGTGTCTTTCCTCCTCCGGTGGGCAGCCAGATGATGATGTTCTCCCCCCGTAGAGCCCGTTGAACCACTTCCTCCTGGTACTCATACAGCCCAAAGTCTGCCATCCTACTGGTCTATTGGTCCACACACACAACTCCTTGTCCTTAGAAATAAAAACACTTTGACTAAAGGCAGTGCACCACAAGGCTATTTTTAAACTGAAATGCAATACACACTGCAAATGTCCCTACAGTATGACTACCATTTGTGGCAGTCAGCTACAGATGAAGTCAAGCCAATTTCAAACTCAGCTCACCAAGTGTTTCTGAAGCAGCTCTATGTTTTGGATCAGCAGCAGACAATGTCCATGGTCCATTGTGGCCAGGTTACAGAGGGGTTTTCACTGATACATTTCCACCCCACCGACACCCAAACAGAAAAACAAAACCAAAAGCACTTCTGTCTCATGTGAAGAGGGGGTCCCATTCAAGGGAGTTCTTGAGGGCCAACAAAGTATGTCTAAGTAAAAGAAGTGACACAAGGATGTGAATTATAGTTAAAGTTATAGTAGAAGAGTTGTAGGGATATCAATAGGGATTATCAATACACGTAAGGAGCCGTATCAGATATGAAATCTACCAAACTGCAGATGTGTTAATCTAGTGGCATTGTACAGAGAGGGACTGGTATGTCTGAAACTATCTGCAGTCCAGGAGAAATCTGTTGCAGATTTCTGTCAGCCTGACAAAGCACTCAGAGCCCTTAATGGGCCCCATTCTTACCAGTTGTGACATCAGGAGAACAAAACTGGAAGACACCATGAGAACACAAGTAGAGCATGTCTTCAGGCATTTAAAACAGCCTGAATAAACCTTATGGTCAAACCTACTAAACAACACTGCGTGGTTACTGGAACATAAAAAAAACGTGTTTACTGAAACTAGTTGCCATCTTATAAGATAATAAGCACAGATAAATTTGACTATAAAAACTTTATTTTCATGAACAATATTACAGTAAAGAGCTCTTCAAACCATATAACTAAAAGAAACTGTAGCCGTGCTAATATTTTTACATTTCACTCACAGAGTATTTTCAGAATCGTAATGCAGCATACATAGGTAGATTGAGAGATACATAACTGACAACCCTGAATAAAGAAACATTGACATCACTTTAGTTGCTCAAAGCTAGTCATGATTcaagtacaaacacacacacacacacaacagttcaGTGGAATACTCAACCACCCCAGCACAGACCAGTCAATTCCCCCCAAAACGTTTTACAAAATAGCAGAGAACCAAAGGCATCTCAAGAGGCAGACAATCAGACACCGACCATGAACAAGAAGTGGGTGTGTGTGAATAGCCGTGGCCATCTCAGTAACAACACAACAGAAATGGATGCAGATTATAGTTCTCCATCATGCGATACTGCTTGTGAGTATGGAGTGAACACCAAACCAGACacttgttttttgtgtgtttgtcaGCCATTATCACATTAACACAATGCATATCCACCATAGAAGAGACAGAACCAGCAGGGAGGGTAAGTGCTGTGCATCACCCACATACTGTATTGACAGGGGCTCTATGGCCTTTCAGCGAAATACTGACAAACCGAACGGTCATGTTTACCACTGTGGTTGGATCCTGTGCTTCCATCAGAAACAGGTTATTTCTAGGACGAACAGAAACCTAAACAAAAGGGTAGCCAGTAACCCTCAGAGTAGTCTCCCGAGGCAGACGGGTTGGCTCCCACATTAACAACGCTCCTGTTGCCGCCCTTGGTCTGGGATACCAGAGACTACCCTCAGATCAGGCAACACCATTAAAACAACAATGACACATTAATACGCCATCTCTGATATTTCCCCAAGAAAAACAACCATGTTTGAGATCAGTGACATGGCCATACTGGCCCAGAAGAGAATGGGAAAAGAACAGTATTGACGACTACACTAACATTAGGCCTAAGTATCTTCAAATGTAGCGGTAGGTTTTCATTATACCGTTCaggtgaaataataaataaatacaaagttCAACATACAGTAGTTGTCGGGAAATTATTCGAGGGCAACCATGAAGATGAAACGTATAGGAAAGTTGGAAGTTTTGCTACTGACCAATCACATGATGCCAAATCCAACATAAGGCAATGTCAGACAGGGATATCTATGGTCACGCTTCAGGCTGACTACATTTCAGTTGTCACATTGTATCAACCGATGGTTAGCGTGTCCTGTTACATGACGTGGTTAAATGGTTAAATAGCTATCCGGGGCCTTGTGAGGTGTGGCAGGCGTCTGCGACGTAGTCAGCCTGCAACGCGGACATTATCTGTGACTGCGACCGGACTTTGACAATGCGAGTCGGAACATTTCTCGTCTTGTGTTTCTACCCTCCAAGGTCTACTGGGCCTCTTTTCAAGTGTATGTCAGTACAGGAAGGCAACAACGGCGTAGGTCCTCCCGCACCCTACTCACGTTTCCACGACAGTACCAAAAAATACAACTCCCATCTGGAGGAGCTGCGAGTGTCAATGTCTAAGCGGGCATTATTTCATCCCGATTGAGAAACAATCCCGTGAAAATGCCGTCCTGTAATTTGAACGTAACCTATGTGGAAAGTGTGACATGATCTGCTGTGGGACCAGCCGTTTAGGCACAGGAATACGTTACAGCTCCTTCTATGTGTCACTTAGAGCAAGGATGAAACCAGAATGAGACggcaacacacagagagattctATACTACAGAGGGGTAGTGAGAcggggatagagggagacagacaaacaaacagagagtgagagattgATGGAGTCATTTCGACACATTAACAAACTTAACCTCGCCCATAGAGCCTTTCCAATTACCTCCACGAATGTGTTGTTTTACTCCACTGTTCCCTTCGACCACCAGTAATATAaacatgcataaacacacactgccaTTAATAAAGGCTTCCTAAAAGAAAAGACGAGGGGGGAAAAGGGTTGGAATATGGCTAGCAGTGACCCCCTGACGATGTCATCACAAgacagtgtgtgcgtgcgtgagtgagtgtccACGAGCGCTCCTTCCTGCTGTTCCGCAGTGGGGCCGTCGTGCATGGTGACCCTGTGACCCTAGCTTCACTTCTCGATCAAGCCCCCTTCCTTCAGCTTAAAGTAGAAGAACTTCTCCAGGGTGTTGGCACACTTGCAGTACTCGCTGTCCGGGGGGTTGTATTCACGGCAGTTGGTAATGACGCGCTGCAGGTCTGCTATGAACAGCTTCTTGGTCACATAGTATCTGTTCTTCAGCCTCTCCGTCATAGTCTTCAGATctacaggaaggagggagagaggagagggagacacgtAGGTTATATTTGAAATATTCCTTCAGCGGGTTTAACGGCATATCCAGACAGACTAACAATTAAAAGCGCATCGAGTTGGTGAAACATGGAATGCTTTTTTCCCTATTTTAATATCAAAATGAGTTCAAAGAGCTGGATAATTGTCATGGCTGGGACATATAAACAAGCCAGGGAATAATGAGCAGATGATATACTCACCAATGGGGAAGCGTATGATCTCGTAGTAGTCTGGAGCCTCAGTCTTTTTCACAGGCTCCATGAAGGGCCAGGCATCAGGGTGAGTCTGGGATAGGAACACAACCACACCGTTGTTAGGACTTTCAGTCTGAATCCCAAATggtcccctattccctactgAGTGTACTACTTTCGATCAgggatgtttttttttaccccctttttacTCCCCAATTTGATggaatccaattggtagttacagtcttgtcccatcgctacaACTTCCAcgcggactcgggagaggcgaaggtcgagagctgtgcgtcccccgaaacacaaccccaCCAAGCCGCATTACTTTTTGACACaacgcccacttaacccggaagccagccgcaccaatgtgtcggaggaaacaccgtacacctggcgaccgtgtactgcgcccggcccgccacacgacttgctagagcgcgatgagacaaggacatcccgggccggccaaaccctcccctaacccggacgacgctgggccaattgtgcgccgcctcatgggtctccccattcgcggccggctgcgacacagcttggaatcgaaccaggatATGTAGTGACACAGCAAGCACTgtgatgcaatgccttagaccgccgcaccactcgggaggcctttGATCAGggattatatagggaataggctgccatttgggatgcagacccgTCTGACCACTCCTGAGGTTGAACACTGGGTTGTATCGGTGCGTGTCAGTGTTTTACCTTGACCTGGGCCAGGAGATTCTTCAGCATGTTGTACAAAACGTCAGGGTCTTTTAACTCTTTCCTACAAGACAGGATAGGTCATAATATATGAATTCAATGACATGAGTGTGATTGTAAAGGCTGCCAGTTCTTTTATGACAACACTGcacatcattttttaaatttcatgATAGACCAAACATTCAGCTTACACTTTCTCCTTTGCACTGGGCTTCCAGCCTGTCTCCCCTAGGGAGAAAAAAAATCACTAAACCATGACATCGGACAAGGCATTAATAGTCTATACCCTGAACAAGGTATTAGAAGGACCCACAGCCACTTACTGATGCCAGGGATGCTCTCCACAGGGATCTGCCGTACCCCCTCTTTGAAGCAGGTGAGTCCTGGGTATACCTTCCTGATCTGGCTCTGCTTCCTCTCAATCAGCTTCTTAATGATCTGACCAGTCATGGAAACACAGGGACATGTTGACTAAAAACACACCAACATGGACATTAACACTGTCCTTTCATCAACAGATGGAGAAAGGTACAGAGATGCATAACCGTCCACTGACATTCACCTCAACCTGTGTGCCCCACAATGTGAGGACTTCCTACAGAGAGTCCTCTCACCTCTTTCTGCCTCTTGATGATATGAGAGAGCTCCGTGTAGGGGATTCTGGGATTCAGCTCACACTCCATGAGGGTAGCCCCCTCGTAGTCCTTGATGTAACCAAGGTAACGACTCTTAGTCACTTTGATGTCTTTGGAAAAACCCTGCAATGGCAAAaagagccagaggagagaggtcaaaggagaggtgaggaagagagggaggtacaTGTTATCATCCTATACCATACCTGCTTCTTGAAGTAGCCAATGGCGTACTCATCAGCGTAGGTGAGGAAGTACAGGATGCTGTGCTTGATGTGGTACTCCTTTAGGTGGTTCATCAGGTGAGTACCGTAGCCCTGAAACCACAATGGCAAACAATCAGGGGGAAATGTTGGGCTCTTTGTCCAACATGCATTCAAACTCCAATAAAGTCCAATAACAAGCCATTAAGTCCAACTTACCCAGGTAATTCATTCCAGTATTTTTGCTGTTGTATGTAATGGAGAGGCGCGTCCATACCTTGACTTGCTCGTTGGATGTGACGGCACAGAAGACGATCTCAGTGAAGCCCTGGGTGGGGAACATCCTGAAACATATCCCCCCGATGACACGGCCATCTTTGATTAGGGCCAGCGTCTTGTGCTTCCTGGACAGAGAACGGTCCAAGGCAGCGGGGGAGAAAGGGTCACAAAAAGTTCATTTCAAGAGGATTGGCTGAAGACGGGGTACAGGTGAGAGACACCGTTCAAATGTCTACGTACGGGTCAAACACGAGGCGTGTGATGTACTCTTTGGGCATGCGAGGCAGCTGGTGGGAGAAGACGTTCTGCAAGCCCACCAGCCACATCAGAATCTTCTTGTTGGACTTCTGGGAAAGGGAGTTCCCTATGACATGGAACTCTATGATGCCCCGCCTCTCCTCTAACCTGGCTGTCTCATCACGAGCAGCATTGGCAGACAGCAGACTCGTCTAGCAGAGTGTGACAGTGATGGTCGACACAGTCAATTAATTATATTCCTTCGAACAAACATCCCGTTTCCATACTTAGATGTTAAGACTAGATAAAACATCAACGTAAATATCCATGTTGCACTGGCGAAAGGACATTAAATGATGAGTCTCGGTCTTGGGAAGAACTCACCTCTGGGCCCAACATGGCAGCCGGGTCAGTGATGGTCATCATCACCTCGTTGACCAACTCCATCGGGATGTCTCCCATCACTCTGATCCTCTTAGCATCCTCCAGGGTCAGAACTTCTGGAagcttcctcttctctcctgaggAGAGACAGTACAACCACCATTCATTTAGACGCTGTTTATGTGTGAGGCTATATCCCACAGAGGCATGGGAAATAAAATCTCTCACGTGGGACAGATAtgacattaaaaaaaacaaacgTCAGCTATTACTTCACACCTGGTGCAAAGCAAAAAGTTAGCTTGGCGGGGTTGCCAGAGTTACTGACCTGTTATGGGCTCGGCCACGCCAGAGTCCAGCCCCAGACTGCCTAGCGAAGGGCCACTGTTGCCTTTAGAGAAGGAGGGCGAGCCCGACACTGCAGCAGGGCTGATCACTGCCATGATCAGAAACACAGCACAATGACCGAAACCAGACAGAATGATTGAAAATGGAGAGCAGGAAATCATACATTACATGTTGTACAACCTATAAGTGCCTTTTTGGATCTTATGAGAACCACTTATTTAGTTGTTAGGTGCCCCTCACCTAACTGGTGACCCAGCTGGCCCCCCTCGGAGGCAGGCATGGTGAAGTCAGCCTCCCAGATGGGAGAGTTTTCCCCATAGATCTCCTCCTCTAGCATAGACAGAAACCTGGTAAACAAACCCTTTGTTACAAGGCACAGATACACAGCATCCATCTCACTCACTCCAGAATCTTGGTTTGGTTGTAACTCGAGGGAGAAACCACAATAAGTATCAACTTTCCAAGCGGATTACTACAGATTGGTTGCACACCACGTACTTGGGAAAGTGTGTGAGGATGAGTGTGCGTTTCTCTGGGAGGAGCTTGTCCTTCTCCACTCGGAACTTCTCCAGGAGCTGGCGGCGCGTCACGGTGAAGATTGACTTGAGCAGACTGCGGCCAAACACCTGGGTGGTCTCATAGCGCGGCAGGCTGTCGTTACTCTGGGGGACATGGCAGTAGCATAGCCACCTGGGAAACAAGACACAGATTAGATTACAGTAGTTGTGAGTCACTATTGATGGGAACAAAATGAGCAGACTGCAGTGAGACCTCCACatgaacagaaaataaaccagATGCAATACAACAATATCAAAAAAGCAAGATGCAATACGCTGcaaattaaaaaatatttattttccacaacacatggctcacacacacacacacacacacacacctggtgtaGTCCACTTTGTAGGCTGTGCCATCATCCTTCTGGGACCGCTGGCGGAACTGTGTGGGAGTCTCCAGCTTCCAGTAGTTGAGACACAGGAGGAACATCTTGGAGAGCTCAAACatcgtctgcctctctctgggtGCCAGGTGGCTGAATTTGTACTGAACGAAGTTCAACACTCCCTGaggaacaaaataaaacaaacgTGTACAAAAAGTACTTTACCGTTGGGGGAAGAAGGACAGAACAGCTTGAGAAACAGGTAGGAAGGAGACTGTTACTACCTGCTCAATGTTGGGTTTCTGAAAGGGGGGACTCCCCAATGATCCCTCCACTATCGGCTGACTCATCTGCAAGATGCATTTTCTCAGCagctgggggggaggggggtagagaccaacagagagagagggtcaatATGTGCTAAGCGAGAAAAGTAGAGGTTATGGCCATCTACACTTGTCTGGCTGGTTGGAAAGGAGGGGGGGGGTGATTTCATACCTTGAAGAGGTAGAAGTAAACCTGCTTGGTGTCCGTGTCCTCCTCCTTGTGCACAGACATAAAGAGGTTCTCCACATCCACCACCATGCCCAGCAGCCGGTTGATCTCCTCCTCTGACACGTTCTCCAGGTGGGACACATGGGCCGCTGCACAGGAGGGGTTCAATAACAGATCAGCCTCTTAAAGCgtcaatcagcagttgaaacaatgaCTGAGGACCCCCTCAAAAAGTTGAGGAATGGGGCCGGAGAAACGTAAcgactctcaaattcatagacagagctacggatgcaaggactgaccatccgtgGTATTAGAATGATAGTTTTACCCATGTTTTTAGGCTCTACATCGtttcacctcatacaagtacttgggagtaaggctagacggtacactgtccttctctcagcacttATCAGAGCTGCAGGCTGAAGTTCTAGAagtcctctatcgtaatcgctcctctttcaccccagctgctcAACAAACCCTGATTCGGTGTACCATCCTAACCAAGCaagatgtaatttatagatcggcaggtaaaggtgctctcgagcggctagatgttctttaccatttggccatcagatttgccaccaatgctccttataggacacatcactgcactctatactcttctgtaaactggtcatatctgtatacccgtcgcaagacccactggtttatgcttatttataaaaccctcttaggcctcactccctcctatctgagatacctactgcatccgtcatcctccacatacaacacccgttctgccagtcacattctgttaaaggtccccaaagcacacacattccTGGGTCGCtgctcttttcagttcgctgcagctagcagcgactggaacgagctgcaacaaacactcaaactggacagttttatctcaatctcttcattcaaagactcaatcatggacactcttactgacagctgGTGTCTGCTTCgagtgatgtattgttgtctctaccttcttgccctttgtgctgttgtctgtggccaataatgtttgtaccctgttttgtgctgctaccacgtTGTGccgttgtcatgttgtgttgctgccatgctgttgttgttgtcttaggtctctctttatgtagtgttgtgttgtctctcttgttgtaatgtgtgttttgtcctttatttttatttaatgtatttttaaTCCCCATCCCAgcaggccttttggtaggccatcaccgtaaataagaatttgttcttaactgacttacctagttaaataaaggttaaataaataaacataaaataCAAACAAACTgctattttgggttctgatggggtacgacggttgaactaagctcattacGCAAAcacaagttatattcttcaagaatcaataggtcttcaaggtcttcgaaagccaagttaacaaacagatcacagaccgttacgaatcccaccgtaccttctccgctatgcaatctggtttctgggCTGGTCactggtgcacctcagccacgctcaaggtcctaaacaatatcataactgccatcgatatgagacaatactgtgcagctgtattcatcgacctggccaaggctttcgactctgtcaatcaccgcagtctcaacagccttggtttttcaaatgactgactcgcctggttcaccaactacgactcagacagagttcagtgtgtcaaattggagggcctgttgtccggacctctggcagtctcatgggtgtgccacagggttcaaatcttggcccgactcttttctctgtatacatcaatgatgtcactcttgccgatggtgattctctaatccacctctacgcagacgacaccaatctgtaaacttctggcccttctttggacactgtgttaactgacctccagacgagcttcaatgccatacaactctccttctgtggcctccaactgctcttaaatgtaagtaaaactaaatgcatgctcttcaaccgatcgctgcccgcacctgcccgcccgtacagcatcactactctagacggttctgacttagaatatgtggacaattacaaatacctaggtgtctggttagaacgtaaactctccttccagactcacattaagcatctccaatccaaaattaaatctagaatcggcttcctatttcgaaataaagcatccttcactcatgctgccaaacatagtcagttttacgagggtatcctaccgatccttgacttcagccatgtcatttacaaaatagcctccaacactctactcaaccaattggatgcagtctatcacagtgccatccgttttgtcaccaaagccccatatactacccaccaccgcgacatgtatgctctcgttggctggccctcgcttcctattcgtcaccaaacccactggctccaggtcatctagaagtctttgctaggtaaagccctgtcttatctcagcttactggtcactatagcagcatccacccatagcacgcactccagcaggtatatttcactggtgaccccaaagccaattcctcctttggctgcctttccttccagttctgctgccaatgactggaacgaatggcaaaaatcactgaagctggagactcatagcTTCCCTCACTaaatttaagcaccagctgtcagagcagctcacagatcactgcacctgtacatagcccatctgtaaatagtccaacCAACTACTTTATTCCCATACTGTTATTATTttctttttaaatatttttttgctcctttgcaccccagtatctccacttgaacattcatcttctgcacatctatcactccagtgtttaattgctaaattgtaatttctTCACCaccgtggcctatttattgccttacctccctgatcttacctcatttgcacacactgtacatagacgtgttctattgtgttgactgtatgtttgttaattccatgtgttgttgtttgtgtcaaatcaaatcaaatgtatttatatagcccttcgtacatcagctgatatctcaaagtgctgtacagaaacccagcctaaaaccccaaacagcaagcaatgcaggtgtagaagcactgctttgttttatcttggccaggtctcagttgtaaatgagaactagttctcaactagcctacctggttaaataaaggtgacataaaacatttaaattaaatgtATAAGAACacaaatggatgtagcaactgctgatttCCCCTTTAAAAAGGGAGGATATCTAAGTATTTTACTACTCACTCAATAAAGATATGAGACTGAAACCTACATTGTGCAATTCATATTATAATTATTGCTATTATGGAATAGCATACAGATTCTATATCTATGATGTGTATTGATGACATTAGGTTCAGTGTGATCATGGAGCGTATCTATCCTTCAAACTAGTGTTGAGTCATAAAGGCAGCCTACCCAGGGCATGCCCGCAGCTGCGGCAGGACTCGCTAAGGCTGGCCGCTTGTTGCTGTAAATCCATACTTCGGGTGGCAGTCGGCGGTTGTGGATTCTTCCAGCCATTGCACTTGCATGTGTCACtagcctaaaaaaaaaaaaaagaagaggaaAGTAAATCAGAATCCCCACACTAGCACCATAAAGCAGATTCATGCTCGTTGGCTGTCTTAGTTAGCAAAGTTGGTTAACCTTGCTGTTGCTAACTATATTCTTGACAGTAACGTTGGCTACGCCATATACATTTATGAAGGCTATTGTTGCATGTTAGAAACCAAATACAAATGGTGTTTTGTTTCCGTTTGTTGAGACTGTTATACCAGTAGGGGAAATGGCTAGTTAGCTAGCCTAGCcatatagctaacgttagctagcctagccatatagctaacgttagctagctagctaccttgcAAGCGGAGAAGACGCCGAGTTTCTCGAGCTTT is a window encoding:
- the LOC118365778 gene encoding histone acetyltransferase KAT2A — its product is MSDPVAQALQPRLHQAQSGGTAGSNAAAVGSGSGNSDPVRPGLSQQQRASQKKAQVRAFPRAKKLEKLGVFSACKASDTCKCNGWKNPQPPTATRSMDLQQQAASLSESCRSCGHALAAHVSHLENVSEEEINRLLGMVVDVENLFMSVHKEEDTDTKQVYFYLFKLLRKCILQMSQPIVEGSLGSPPFQKPNIEQGVLNFVQYKFSHLAPRERQTMFELSKMFLLCLNYWKLETPTQFRQRSQKDDGTAYKVDYTRWLCYCHVPQSNDSLPRYETTQVFGRSLLKSIFTVTRRQLLEKFRVEKDKLLPEKRTLILTHFPKFLSMLEEEIYGENSPIWEADFTMPASEGGQLGHQLVISPAAVSGSPSFSKGNSGPSLGSLGLDSGVAEPITGEKRKLPEVLTLEDAKRIRVMGDIPMELVNEVMMTITDPAAMLGPETSLLSANAARDETARLEERRGIIEFHVIGNSLSQKSNKKILMWLVGLQNVFSHQLPRMPKEYITRLVFDPKHKTLALIKDGRVIGGICFRMFPTQGFTEIVFCAVTSNEQVKGYGTHLMNHLKEYHIKHSILYFLTYADEYAIGYFKKQGFSKDIKVTKSRYLGYIKDYEGATLMECELNPRIPYTELSHIIKRQKEIIKKLIERKQSQIRKVYPGLTCFKEGVRQIPVESIPGIRETGWKPSAKEKVKELKDPDVLYNMLKNLLAQVKTHPDAWPFMEPVKKTEAPDYYEIIRFPIDLKTMTERLKNRYYVTKKLFIADLQRVITNCREYNPPDSEYCKCANTLEKFFYFKLKEGGLIEK